Part of the Actinomycetota bacterium genome is shown below.
CCGGGGACGCCGTCGGGGGGCCCGCCTACTGGCAGGTCCAGGACGACGAGGCCCGCGTGTGGGAGCTGATCGTCCAGCCTCGTCCCAAGCTCAAGAAGGGAGCGAGGGCGCGGGTCGTCGTCACCTATGGCGGCCAGACCACCCGGCCGGAGGACATCGAAGGCGCCCTCTACGGCTGGGTGACCACGCGCGACGGCGCCATGGTGGTGAGCGAACCCGAGGGCTCGATGACCTGGTACCCGGTCAGCGACCACCCGACGGACAAGGCCACCTACAGCTTCGAGATCACGGTGCCCAAGGGGAAGGTGGCGGTCGCCAACGGCCTGCCGGCACGGAAACCGATCACGAAGCACGGCCGGACCACGTGGTTCTGGGACGCCCCGGATCTGCAGGCCAGCTACCTGACGACCGCCTCTGTCGGCGACTACGAGCTGCGTTTCTCGAAGACGGACGACGGGCTGCCGATCATCGACGCCATCGACGACAGGCTCACGCCCGAGAATGCCGCCACCACAGATGCCAGCCTCAAACTGCAGCCGGACATGATCGCCTTCCTCGAGGAGACCTTCTCGC
Proteins encoded:
- a CDS encoding M1 family metallopeptidase; the encoded protein is GDAVGGPAYWQVQDDEARVWELIVQPRPKLKKGARARVVVTYGGQTTRPEDIEGALYGWVTTRDGAMVVSEPEGSMTWYPVSDHPTDKATYSFEITVPKGKVAVANGLPARKPITKHGRTTWFWDAPDLQASYLTTASVGDYELRFSKTDDGLPIIDAIDDRLTPENAATTDASLKLQPDMIAFLEETFSPYPFNSYGSIVDDDSVGYALETQTRPVYSRVASESTVVHELAHQWFGNAVSPERWQDIWLNEGWATYVEWLWSEDSGGDSAQASFDAVMEIPADDPFWDLAIADPGPLGLFNGAVYDRGAATLHALRAEVGDQAFFEAAREWLERYDDSTGTTEDFEAVYEEVSGQDLDSFFDVWLRTPSKPTIS